The following coding sequences lie in one Desmodus rotundus isolate HL8 chromosome 1, HLdesRot8A.1, whole genome shotgun sequence genomic window:
- the OR2K2 gene encoding olfactory receptor 2K2 — MNIILYPSLYVHTCNEENKPRVTTSERKKMQQENSTIFSFFFLKGFSRYPKLEIVLFNFSLVMYLVTLVGNSTLILITVRDSRLQTPMYFFLGNLSFMDICYTSASIPTLLVNLLSSQKTIVFSGCALQMYLSLAMGSTECVLLAVMAYDRYVAICNPLRYPVVVNRQVCVQMATVSWATGCLTALLETSLALRLPLCGNLVDHFTCEILAVLKLACTSSLLVDVTLLVVSVLLLPIPMLFICISYVFILSTILRISSAEGRNKAFSTCGAHLTVVVLYYGAALSMYLKPSSSGSQEVDKIISLLYGVLTPMLNPIIYSLRNKEVKDAMRKLLGKISLHQTRDSL, encoded by the coding sequence ATGAACATTATACTTTACCCATCTCTTTATGTTCACACATGTAATGAAGAGAATAAGCCTAGAGTAACTaccagtgaaagaaagaaaatgcaacaaGAAAACTCCAccattttcagcttttttttcttgaaggGTTTTTCTAGATACCCGAAGTTAGAGATAGTTCTCTTCAACTTCAGCCTCGTGATGTATCTGGTCACCCTCGTGGGCAACAGCACTCTCATCTTAATCACTGTGCGAGATTCACGCCTTCAAACCCCCATGTACTTTTTCCTCGGAAATCTCTCTTTCATGGATATTTGTTACACATCtgcttctattcccactttgttggtGAACTTGCTCTCATCCCAGAAAACCATCGTCTTTTCTGGGTGTGCTTTACAGATGTATCTGTCCCTTGCCATGGGCTCCACCGAGTGTGTGCTCCTGGCTGTGATGGCGTATGACCGTTACGTGGCCATCTGCAACCCGCTGAGATACCCTGTCGTCGTGAACAGGCAGGTCTGTGTGCAGATGGCCACTGTCTCCTGGGCGACGGGCTGTCTGACCGCCCTGCTGGAGACCAGCCTCGCTCTGCGGCTCCCCCTCTGTGGGAATCTCGTTGACCACTTCACGTGTGAAATCCTGGCCGTGCTGAAGTTAGCCTGCACAAGCTCACTGCTCGTGGACGTGACCCTGCTGGTGGTCAGCGTGCTCCTCCTGCCCATTCCAATGCTCTTTATTTGCATCTCTTACGTCTTCATCCTGTCCACCATCCTGCGCATCAGCTCagcagagggaagaaacaaaGCCTTTTCTACCTGTGGAGCCCACCTGACCGTGGTGGTCTTGTATTACGGGGCTGCCCTCTCCATGTACCTGAAGCCTTCTTCGTCGGGCTCCCAAGAAGTCGATAAAATCATCTCTTTGCTTTATGGCGTGCTTACCCCTATGTTGAACcccataatttatagtttaagaAACAAGGAAGTCAAAGATGCTATGAGAAAACTGCTGGGGAAAATATCATTGCATCAAACACGTGACAGCCTCTGA